From a single Myxosarcina sp. GI1 genomic region:
- the serS gene encoding serine--tRNA ligase yields MLDLKLIRQNPERVQKLLDRRSVGTYDLDPLLNLDRASRELETSRSQLSARSNEIGKEVGQKIRNGSDPKGEEIAQLKNEGNEIKSQLAELEPQERELKTKIEALLLEFPNLPDESTPIGKNETENVEVKRWGDEYLPESNDILPHWEIGEQLGILEFKRAVKVAQSRFVNLIGAGAALERALISFMLDTQIEAGYLEVMPPVLVNSDSLLGTSQLPKFAEDSFKCSEDDLWLTPTAEVPLTNLYREEIIEAASLPIYHCAYTPCFRREAGSYGKDTRGLIRLHQFNKVELVKIVAPETSEAEHQTLVANAEAILQALKLPYRIIELCTGDLGFGAAKCYDLEVWIPSANMYREISSCSNCKDFQARRADIRCKQAGKKGTQYVHTLNGSGLAVGRTMAAVLENYQQSDGTVKIPEVLQPYLKREVL; encoded by the coding sequence GTGTTAGACCTCAAATTAATCAGACAAAATCCAGAACGAGTGCAAAAATTGCTCGATCGCCGTAGTGTGGGAACATACGATTTAGATCCCCTTTTAAACTTAGATCGCGCCTCTAGAGAATTAGAAACCAGTCGCAGTCAACTTAGCGCACGCAGTAATGAAATTGGGAAGGAAGTCGGACAAAAGATTCGTAACGGCAGCGATCCCAAGGGAGAAGAAATTGCTCAATTAAAAAACGAAGGTAATGAAATAAAATCGCAGCTTGCCGAATTAGAACCACAAGAAAGAGAGCTTAAAACTAAAATTGAAGCTTTACTATTAGAATTCCCTAATTTACCCGACGAGTCTACACCTATAGGTAAAAACGAAACAGAAAATGTTGAAGTAAAACGCTGGGGTGATGAATATCTACCAGAAAGCAACGATATTTTACCTCATTGGGAAATTGGCGAGCAATTAGGCATTTTAGAATTTAAACGAGCGGTAAAAGTTGCTCAGAGTCGCTTTGTCAATCTTATCGGTGCTGGTGCGGCACTGGAAAGAGCTTTAATTAGCTTTATGCTCGACACGCAAATTGAGGCTGGTTATTTAGAAGTTATGCCTCCCGTACTGGTTAATAGCGATTCTTTATTAGGTACCAGTCAGCTTCCTAAGTTTGCCGAAGATAGCTTTAAGTGTAGTGAAGACGATTTGTGGCTGACACCTACTGCTGAAGTTCCCCTTACCAACCTCTATCGTGAGGAAATTATCGAAGCTGCATCATTACCGATTTATCACTGCGCTTACACCCCTTGTTTTCGTCGCGAAGCGGGGAGTTATGGCAAAGATACTAGAGGCTTGATCAGGCTGCATCAGTTTAATAAAGTAGAACTAGTTAAAATTGTCGCTCCTGAAACTTCCGAAGCCGAACATCAAACTTTGGTTGCAAACGCCGAAGCTATTTTACAAGCTTTAAAATTACCCTATCGAATTATCGAACTATGTACGGGAGATTTGGGTTTTGGTGCGGCTAAATGTTACGATCTAGAAGTTTGGATACCCTCAGCTAATATGTATCGGGAAATCTCTAGCTGTTCTAATTGTAAAGATTTTCAGGCGCGTCGGGCGGATATTCGCTGCAAACAAGCTGGGAAAAAAGGTACGCAATACGTTCATACTCTTAATGGTTCTGGTTTAGCAGTTGGCAGAACTATGGCGGCAGTGTTAGAAAACTATCAGCAGTCCGACGGTACGGTTAAAATTCCTGAAGTGTTGCAACCCTATCTCAAGCGAGAGGTTTTATAG
- a CDS encoding cupin domain-containing protein yields the protein MSDTTVKKVSSAQSPKGEMGQKYLAMGKSLSMRMWENEQPTDPKPEQAREYETVGYVIQGKAELHLEGQVVKLEAGDSWIVPKGATHTYKITEPFTAVEATSPPARVDDRDET from the coding sequence ATGAGTGACACCACTGTAAAAAAAGTTAGTTCGGCTCAATCGCCAAAGGGTGAAATGGGTCAAAAATATCTGGCTATGGGTAAAAGCCTATCGATGCGGATGTGGGAAAACGAACAACCCACAGACCCCAAACCAGAACAAGCTAGAGAATACGAGACTGTAGGCTATGTAATTCAAGGCAAAGCAGAATTGCATTTAGAGGGTCAGGTAGTAAAATTGGAAGCTGGTGATTCGTGGATTGTACCCAAGGGTGCCACCCATACATACAAGATTACCGAACCTTTTACTGCTGTAGAAGCTACTAGTCCACCTGCTAGAGTTGACGACCGAGATGAAACTTAA
- a CDS encoding acyltransferase, which yields MQLFSSWSRWQTQAMTALFGWIPLLPGLGIRYLLYPIIFKKMGRSVKIYPDVRLKDGWRIKVGFGVVFHRGVEIDIDRNNYLEIGDRVNLSRDVGISCTGQNNKIMLADLVSLDRGVDLRTFEGSQLYIGDRTYVGPHTCIWGYGKISIGKDCLIASHSSLYAHNYRFEDTTQNIREQGFDFKGIVIEDDCWLGSGVNIVDGVTIGRGSVIGAGAVVTKNIPPYSVAVGVPAKVIKSRKN from the coding sequence ATGCAATTATTTTCTTCCTGGTCGCGCTGGCAGACTCAAGCGATGACAGCCTTATTTGGCTGGATTCCTTTACTGCCTGGTTTGGGAATTCGATATTTACTCTATCCCATTATCTTCAAAAAAATGGGACGCTCCGTTAAAATTTATCCCGATGTTAGGTTAAAAGATGGATGGCGAATTAAAGTCGGTTTTGGGGTTGTTTTTCATCGAGGTGTGGAAATAGATATCGATCGCAATAACTATCTGGAAATAGGCGATCGCGTCAATCTTTCTAGAGATGTCGGTATTAGCTGCACGGGGCAGAATAATAAAATTATGTTAGCCGATTTGGTTAGTTTAGATAGAGGTGTCGATCTCAGAACTTTTGAGGGTAGTCAGCTATATATTGGCGATCGCACATATGTTGGTCCTCATACCTGCATTTGGGGATATGGCAAAATTTCTATCGGTAAAGATTGCTTAATTGCTTCTCATTCTTCTTTGTACGCTCACAACTATAGATTTGAAGATACTACTCAAAATATCAGAGAGCAGGGTTTTGACTTTAAAGGAATTGTTATTGAAGACGATTGCTGGCTGGGAAGTGGGGTAAATATAGTAGATGGAGTTACTATTGGCAGGGGTAGCGTCATCGGTGCGGGAGCGGTTGTTACTAAGAATATACCCCCTTATTCAGTGGCTGTCGGCGTGCCTGCTAAAGTTATTAAAAGCCGAAAAAATTAA
- a CDS encoding carbon-nitrogen hydrolase family protein — protein sequence MKPYLAAAIQMTSKPDLEHNLLEAEELIDLAVRRGAELVSLPENFAFLGLEVDKLSQAKNIALKSREFLKKMAQRFQITILGGGFPVPVPDNPAKAYNTAVLVTPDGKEVSHYQKVHLFDVNVPDGNTYQESSTVMAGTKLPPIYVSEHLGKVGLSICYDVRFPELYRYLAHQGVDVLFIPAAFTAYTGKDHWQVLLQARAIENTAYVIAPAQTGNHYQRRYSHGHAMIIDPWGVILADAGEHPGVAVAEIDPNRLQQVRRQMPSLEHRVFV from the coding sequence ATGAAGCCATATCTTGCCGCCGCCATTCAAATGACCAGTAAGCCAGACCTGGAACACAATTTGCTTGAAGCAGAAGAACTGATTGATTTGGCAGTACGCAGAGGTGCAGAACTAGTTAGTTTGCCAGAAAACTTTGCTTTTTTAGGCTTAGAAGTAGATAAACTGTCGCAAGCTAAAAATATTGCCCTCAAATCCCGTGAATTTCTCAAAAAAATGGCGCAGCGTTTTCAAATAACCATCCTGGGAGGTGGTTTTCCCGTGCCAGTGCCAGACAACCCGGCTAAAGCCTATAATACAGCAGTTTTAGTTACCCCCGATGGGAAAGAAGTCTCGCACTATCAAAAAGTACATCTGTTTGATGTTAATGTTCCAGACGGCAATACCTACCAGGAATCCAGTACAGTGATGGCAGGGACTAAGTTGCCCCCAATTTATGTTTCCGAGCATTTAGGAAAAGTGGGACTCTCTATTTGTTATGATGTTCGTTTTCCCGAACTATATCGCTATCTGGCACATCAAGGAGTAGATGTTTTGTTTATACCTGCTGCTTTTACTGCCTATACTGGTAAAGATCACTGGCAGGTGTTGTTACAAGCCAGGGCAATAGAAAATACGGCTTATGTTATCGCACCCGCTCAAACAGGCAACCACTATCAACGTCGCTATTCTCACGGACACGCGATGATTATCGACCCCTGGGGAGTTATTTTAGCCGATGCAGGGGAGCATCCAGGGGTAGCAGTTGCCGAGATCGATCCCAATCGTCTTCAGCAAGTACGCAGACAGATGCCCTCTTTGGAACATCGAGTATTTGTTTAG
- a CDS encoding haloacid dehalogenase-like hydrolase: MIEFEPRDIDRIKKTEALTLVETASHDTTIIIDFDETLFLRNSTAEYLNSLRPKALGLLLLKLLYFIRPWSWLPGSFKDSKIRDWFLVIVSTILLPWTWFLWQNKARQLAKKYENKELLRAIDKNAGSPIVVATLGFNFIVNPILNALPITCDRIVGCRFWQGIRDRSNGKLLMLNKVLSPETIKSAIAITDSIEDLPLLQEVAKPCFVVWDLAKYIPPLNDVYLPLFYVEKVKRVGEKYIYKVILWDDLPVLILAFSWQASNSLLHSASILLLLISFWCVYEIGYCENDLVAEQYEEKPKLSATYYSCKKAIDSWSPWIWSLIFGVLGIACLTKAQEVNLPFNYEFISNQFKVFDRGLLLLACWIVFLIATRLCFWFYNYLNKNTRTWLYIVLQSFRYYGFLAVTPTNLVGTSLLSSQILSRTMLYIIYRYLGGNAENWPQQVPEKLLRLLVFIFILSAIAVGARDLSLWKNWQTWAIMAWCLIQGHRQIFRVTSQFKPIKNFPDTKGRVVNNS; this comes from the coding sequence ATGATTGAGTTCGAGCCAAGAGATATCGATCGCATTAAAAAAACTGAAGCATTAACATTAGTCGAAACTGCTTCTCACGATACGACAATAATTATAGATTTTGATGAAACCCTGTTTCTGCGTAACTCTACAGCCGAGTATCTTAATAGCCTCAGACCAAAAGCATTAGGACTGCTATTGTTGAAGCTTTTATATTTTATTCGACCTTGGAGTTGGTTGCCTGGCTCTTTTAAAGATTCTAAAATTCGAGATTGGTTTTTAGTTATTGTTTCAACTATTTTACTTCCCTGGACTTGGTTTTTGTGGCAAAACAAAGCCAGACAGTTAGCCAAAAAATATGAAAATAAAGAACTATTGAGGGCGATCGATAAAAATGCTGGTTCGCCAATTGTAGTTGCTACTTTAGGATTTAATTTTATCGTCAATCCCATTCTTAATGCTTTACCAATAACCTGCGATCGCATCGTTGGCTGTCGTTTTTGGCAAGGAATTCGAGATAGAAGTAATGGCAAATTATTAATGTTAAACAAGGTTTTATCGCCAGAAACAATTAAGTCTGCGATCGCTATTACCGACTCTATAGAAGATTTACCTTTATTGCAAGAAGTAGCAAAACCCTGTTTCGTAGTTTGGGATCTGGCAAAATATATTCCGCCACTTAACGATGTTTATTTACCGCTTTTTTATGTAGAAAAAGTCAAACGGGTTGGAGAAAAATATATTTACAAAGTTATTTTGTGGGATGATTTGCCCGTACTGATTTTAGCTTTTTCTTGGCAAGCTAGTAATTCTTTATTGCATAGCGCCAGTATTTTGCTGCTTCTAATTTCTTTTTGGTGTGTTTATGAAATAGGGTATTGCGAAAATGATTTAGTAGCCGAGCAATATGAAGAAAAACCCAAATTGTCGGCTACATATTATAGCTGTAAAAAGGCGATCGATAGTTGGAGTCCTTGGATTTGGTCTTTGATTTTTGGGGTTTTGGGAATTGCTTGTTTGACTAAAGCACAAGAAGTTAACTTACCGTTTAACTATGAATTCATCTCAAATCAATTCAAGGTATTCGATCGAGGTTTATTGCTTTTAGCCTGTTGGATTGTTTTTTTAATAGCAACTCGGTTATGTTTTTGGTTTTACAACTACCTTAATAAAAATACAAGAACTTGGCTGTATATAGTACTTCAGTCTTTTAGATATTATGGATTTTTAGCCGTAACCCCAACTAATCTTGTCGGTACCAGCTTATTGTCCAGTCAGATACTTTCTCGTACGATGCTGTATATTATCTATCGATACTTAGGCGGTAATGCCGAAAATTGGCCCCAACAGGTACCAGAAAAGCTATTGCGCCTGCTAGTATTTATATTTATTTTATCGGCGATCGCAGTTGGTGCTAGAGACTTGTCGCTATGGAAAAATTGGCAAACCTGGGCAATTATGGCTTGGTGTCTCATTCAAGGTCATAGGCAAATTTTTAGAGTTACCAGTCAGTTTAAACCGATTAAAAATTTTCCCGATACTAAGGGTAGGGTAGTTAACAACAGCTAA
- the rsmA gene encoding 16S rRNA (adenine(1518)-N(6)/adenine(1519)-N(6))-dimethyltransferase RsmA, with product MSDRPHKRFAQHWLRSEKALEQIIAAAELTESDCVLEIGSGTGILTNRLLSETQAVVAVEIDRNLSKKLRQKLSDRDNFLLLQGDFLTIDLESLLASFPKFHNPNKVVANIPYNITGPIIEKLLGKISRPAVRTYQSMVLLVQKEVAERLIATPGTKAFGALSLRVQYLASCEIICTVPAKAFYPPPKVASAVIRLRPRAIFPPAKNPRQLETLIKLGFANRRKMLRNNLKSMISSEATEELLTRLNLNPKCRAEDLSLQNWIALCNSLDL from the coding sequence ATGAGCGATCGACCTCACAAACGTTTTGCCCAACACTGGTTGCGTAGTGAAAAAGCCTTAGAGCAAATTATTGCAGCAGCAGAATTAACCGAGAGCGATTGCGTTTTAGAAATTGGTTCTGGTACGGGAATTCTTACCAACCGTCTATTGTCAGAAACTCAAGCCGTAGTCGCCGTAGAAATCGATCGCAACTTAAGTAAAAAACTACGACAAAAGTTGAGCGATCGAGATAACTTTTTACTTTTGCAGGGAGATTTTTTGACAATAGACTTAGAATCTTTGCTGGCTTCTTTTCCCAAATTTCATAACCCCAACAAAGTAGTTGCTAACATTCCCTACAATATTACGGGTCCTATCATCGAAAAACTGCTGGGAAAAATTTCTCGTCCTGCTGTTAGAACCTATCAATCGATGGTGCTGCTAGTGCAAAAAGAGGTAGCGGAACGCCTGATAGCCACCCCCGGTACTAAAGCTTTTGGTGCTTTATCGCTGCGGGTACAGTATTTGGCAAGTTGCGAAATAATTTGTACCGTTCCTGCCAAAGCATTTTATCCACCGCCAAAAGTAGCTTCGGCAGTAATTAGACTACGTCCGCGAGCAATCTTCCCCCCTGCCAAAAATCCGCGCCAGTTAGAAACTCTAATTAAACTCGGTTTTGCCAACCGCCGTAAAATGTTACGCAATAACTTAAAGAGCATGATATCCAGCGAGGCGACAGAGGAATTATTAACGCGATTAAATCTCAATCCCAAGTGTCGTGCCGAAGACCTCAGTTTACAAAATTGGATTGCTTTATGTAACAGTCTCGATCTTTGA